Proteins encoded together in one Thalassotalea crassostreae window:
- the accD gene encoding acetyl-CoA carboxylase, carboxyltransferase subunit beta, giving the protein MSWIEKILPKAKSTPVSKHNIPEGVWSKCTACGAVLYKAELERQLGVCPKCDHHMRLNARTRLDSFLDKSEKVEIGAELEPQDKLKFKDSKRYKDRIAAAQKATGEKDALVALRGELNGIPVVAVAFEFSFLGGSMASVVGARFVKAAEECLKHDLPLVCFSASGGARMQEALMSLMQMAKTSAALAKMSEKGLPFISVLTDPTMGGVSASLAMLGDINVGEPKALIGFAGPRVIEQTVREKLPEGFQRSEFLLEHGAIDMIVDRREMRSTLSRMIAKFMGHPEPTI; this is encoded by the coding sequence ATGAGCTGGATTGAAAAAATTCTACCAAAAGCAAAATCTACACCTGTTAGTAAGCATAATATTCCTGAAGGTGTTTGGAGTAAGTGTACAGCATGTGGTGCCGTACTATATAAAGCTGAGCTAGAACGTCAGTTAGGAGTTTGTCCTAAATGTGACCATCACATGCGTTTAAATGCTCGTACTCGTTTAGATTCATTCCTAGATAAAAGCGAAAAAGTAGAAATCGGTGCAGAATTAGAGCCTCAAGATAAATTGAAGTTTAAAGATTCTAAACGTTACAAGGACCGAATCGCTGCAGCACAAAAAGCGACTGGCGAAAAAGACGCATTAGTTGCTTTACGTGGTGAATTAAATGGTATCCCGGTCGTTGCGGTAGCATTTGAATTTTCATTCTTAGGCGGTTCAATGGCATCTGTGGTTGGTGCAAGATTTGTTAAAGCTGCTGAAGAATGTTTAAAGCATGATCTGCCGCTTGTATGTTTCTCTGCCAGTGGTGGAGCGCGTATGCAAGAAGCACTAATGTCATTAATGCAAATGGCTAAAACAAGTGCGGCGCTAGCTAAAATGAGCGAAAAAGGCTTGCCGTTTATTTCGGTATTAACTGACCCTACAATGGGCGGTGTATCTGCAAGTTTAGCAATGTTAGGTGATATCAACGTTGGTGAGCCTAAAGCACTAATCGGTTTTGCTGGCCCTCGTGTTATTGAGCAGACTGTTCGTGAGAAGTTACCAGAAGGCTTCCAACGTTCTGAATTCTTATTAGAGCATGGTGCAATTGATATGATCGTTGATCGTCGAGAAATGCGCTCTACGCTGTCTCGCATGATTGCTAAATTTATGGGACATCCAGAGCCAACTATCTAA
- a CDS encoding aspartate-semialdehyde dehydrogenase, whose product MTQKFDVVVLGATGLVGKHMMEILEERKFPINNLYPLASARSAGEVVEFNGKSIEVIDADTFDFSQAQIGFFSAGGATSAKFAPIAADAGCIVIDNTSEFRYDDDIPLVVPEVNPEALVDYRNRNIIANPNCSTIQMMVALKPIYDAVGIERINVSTYQSVSGAGKEAIEELAKQCADLLSGKPVKVEAFSRQIAFNVIPQIDSFEDNGYTREEMKMVWETKKILGNQEILVNPTAVRVPVFYGHGEALHIETTQQTSADEVKALLAQAQGVVLCENDEDFPTQVSSCSGKDETFVGRIREDISHPNGINMWIVADNVRKGAATNSVQIAEVLVRDYL is encoded by the coding sequence ATGACCCAAAAATTTGATGTAGTTGTATTAGGTGCAACTGGTTTGGTTGGCAAACATATGATGGAAATTTTAGAAGAAAGAAAATTTCCAATTAATAATTTATACCCATTAGCAAGTGCGCGCTCTGCTGGCGAAGTAGTTGAATTTAATGGTAAGAGTATTGAAGTTATTGATGCTGATACTTTTGATTTCTCACAAGCACAAATCGGTTTTTTCTCAGCCGGCGGCGCTACGTCAGCTAAGTTTGCTCCAATTGCTGCAGATGCAGGCTGTATTGTTATTGATAACACCTCTGAGTTTCGTTACGACGATGATATTCCGTTAGTGGTACCAGAAGTAAATCCAGAAGCGTTAGTGGATTACCGTAACCGCAATATTATCGCCAACCCAAATTGTTCTACTATTCAAATGATGGTTGCGTTGAAACCAATTTATGATGCCGTTGGTATCGAACGTATAAACGTTTCAACCTATCAATCAGTTTCAGGTGCAGGTAAAGAAGCGATTGAAGAATTAGCAAAACAATGTGCTGATTTATTATCTGGTAAGCCAGTAAAAGTAGAAGCGTTTTCTCGTCAAATCGCCTTTAACGTGATACCTCAGATTGATAGCTTCGAAGACAATGGTTATACCCGTGAAGAAATGAAGATGGTGTGGGAAACTAAGAAAATTCTTGGTAATCAAGAAATTTTGGTAAATCCAACAGCAGTGCGTGTTCCGGTGTTTTATGGTCATGGTGAAGCATTGCACATTGAAACGACACAACAAACTTCTGCCGATGAAGTTAAAGCTTTGTTAGCGCAAGCACAAGGCGTTGTATTGTGTGAAAACGATGAAGACTTCCCTACGCAAGTAAGCAGCTGTTCAGGCAAAGATGAAACGTTTGTAGGTCGCATTCGCGAAGATATTTCACATCCAAATGGAATCAACATGTGGATTGTTGCTGATAACGTTCGTAAAGGTGCCGCAACTAACTCAGTACAGATTGCAGAAGTATTGGTTCGCGATTACTTATAA
- the folC gene encoding bifunctional tetrahydrofolate synthase/dihydrofolate synthase: protein MNTNKCHSFSSLDEWLFYLESIHPSEIDMGLTRIREVGQRLNIDLTNSKIITVAGTNGKGTTCAFIENALLSLGHSVAVYSSPHIETFNERLRFNKALVDDKSLIDAFAQIETARAEITLTYYEYTTLAALMIASDKKTSFLILEVGLGGRLDATNMIDCDVAVITSIDLDHQSYLGDTRELIGYEKAGIARADKPIIIGDTDIPISVIEHCQLLNCQMYKRGAEFNITGDRLLQPWDLTIESESFKSLAATNIPRDNVATALMTLSVLGMSLKTDDINQWISDTCVEGRTEVVQNEPMIVLDVGHNPHAARYLNKFVKSNNKPQVHAVCAMLADKDIESTLTEMLDCIDHWYVGNLDVSRGAKAEKLEKILQQSANSVNSFDNVNDAYRIAVKNANNNDMILVFGSFYTVASIKKAIF from the coding sequence ATGAACACAAACAAATGCCACTCATTTTCTAGTTTAGATGAGTGGCTTTTTTATTTAGAATCAATCCATCCTAGTGAAATTGATATGGGACTAACACGTATCCGAGAAGTCGGGCAGCGTCTTAATATTGATTTAACTAATTCAAAAATCATCACCGTGGCGGGTACTAATGGCAAAGGCACAACCTGTGCGTTTATTGAAAACGCTCTTTTGTCATTGGGTCACAGTGTTGCGGTATATAGCAGTCCTCATATCGAAACATTCAATGAGCGTTTGCGATTTAATAAAGCGTTAGTAGACGATAAGTCGTTAATTGATGCCTTTGCGCAAATTGAAACTGCCCGTGCTGAAATTACCTTAACCTATTACGAGTACACCACGTTAGCCGCTCTAATGATCGCTAGTGATAAAAAAACAAGCTTTCTTATTTTAGAAGTTGGTTTAGGTGGGCGATTAGACGCAACTAATATGATTGATTGCGATGTTGCAGTGATCACTAGTATTGATTTAGATCATCAAAGTTACTTAGGTGATACAAGAGAACTCATTGGTTATGAAAAAGCTGGTATAGCTCGCGCTGATAAACCTATTATTATCGGTGATACCGATATTCCAATCAGCGTTATTGAACACTGCCAGTTACTCAATTGCCAAATGTATAAACGCGGCGCTGAATTTAATATTACCGGTGATCGCCTGTTACAGCCTTGGGACCTCACTATTGAAAGCGAGTCTTTTAAATCATTAGCGGCAACGAATATTCCAAGAGATAATGTCGCGACAGCATTAATGACGCTTAGCGTCCTTGGCATGTCATTAAAAACAGATGATATTAACCAATGGATCAGTGATACCTGTGTTGAGGGACGAACAGAGGTTGTTCAAAATGAGCCAATGATTGTACTCGATGTTGGACATAATCCACATGCCGCGAGGTATTTGAATAAATTTGTAAAAAGTAATAATAAACCACAAGTGCATGCCGTATGCGCCATGCTCGCCGATAAAGATATTGAATCTACGCTAACTGAAATGCTCGATTGTATTGACCATTGGTATGTAGGAAATCTTGATGTATCGCGCGGAGCGAAAGCTGAAAAGCTGGAAAAAATACTGCAACAATCAGCTAATTCTGTGAATAGCTTTGACAATGTCAATGATGCCTATAGAATAGCTGTAAAGAATGCAAATAATAACGACATGATTTTGGTCTTTGGCTCTTTCTATACAGTAGCCAGTATTAAAAAGGCCATATTTTAA
- a CDS encoding 4-phosphoerythronate dehydrogenase, translating to MKIFIDENIPFAEEFFADLGDVIRFPGREISAEQLIDADVLLVRSITQVDEQLLSLNNKIKFVGTATIGVDHIDQTYLQQRGIAFSSAPGCNAVSVAEYVLSAMLVLSQRLDFDLRDKTVGIVGGGNTGSQLAKKLDAVGVKYSLCDPLLQQSGDTRTFVELPEIMQCDIISLHVPITRDGDSPTFHMFDDTELSRLSSAQILINACRGEVINNHALLAIKKQNKGPHIVLDVWESEPDILTELIDYCQLATAHIAGYSLEGKSRGTEMLYHAFLQENAGIVKNNSEMVDKTLSAYLPEHDFMRDSEGKLEAVDTCIGEGFSEGFKEVINHVLRVYDVRRDDKIFRTQLGDKTFDYLRKNYPVRREFSALELTPQNMSNVMILQNLGFTIKHL from the coding sequence TTGAAAATATTTATTGACGAAAATATCCCTTTCGCCGAAGAATTCTTTGCTGATCTAGGTGACGTAATTCGTTTTCCTGGAAGAGAAATTAGCGCAGAGCAATTAATTGATGCAGATGTATTATTAGTTCGCAGCATTACCCAAGTAGATGAGCAGTTACTTTCGTTAAATAACAAAATTAAGTTTGTTGGCACGGCAACGATAGGCGTCGATCATATCGACCAAACCTATTTGCAGCAACGTGGTATTGCTTTTAGTAGTGCTCCTGGTTGCAATGCTGTATCTGTCGCCGAGTACGTATTGAGTGCGATGTTGGTGTTATCACAGCGTTTAGATTTTGATTTACGTGATAAAACCGTTGGCATAGTTGGTGGTGGTAATACCGGTAGTCAATTAGCGAAAAAACTTGATGCTGTTGGCGTGAAATATTCATTGTGCGATCCATTGTTACAACAAAGCGGTGATACCCGAACCTTTGTTGAACTGCCAGAGATTATGCAATGCGATATTATTTCGCTGCATGTGCCAATCACTAGAGATGGTGACAGTCCAACATTTCATATGTTTGATGACACTGAGTTATCGCGTCTGTCCAGTGCTCAAATACTGATTAATGCTTGTCGTGGTGAAGTGATTAACAATCACGCGTTGTTAGCCATAAAAAAACAAAATAAAGGACCACATATAGTTCTTGATGTATGGGAGTCAGAGCCGGACATATTGACTGAGCTTATTGATTACTGTCAGCTAGCGACAGCACATATTGCAGGCTATTCATTAGAGGGTAAATCGCGGGGAACCGAAATGCTTTACCATGCATTTTTGCAAGAAAATGCAGGGATAGTGAAAAATAATTCAGAAATGGTGGATAAAACCCTGTCTGCGTATTTACCTGAGCATGATTTTATGCGAGATTCAGAGGGTAAACTTGAAGCTGTTGATACTTGCATTGGTGAAGGTTTTAGTGAAGGCTTTAAAGAAGTGATAAATCACGTGTTACGAGTTTATGATGTGAGACGTGATGATAAGATTTTTCGCACTCAGTTAGGTGATAAAACATTTGACTATTTAAGAAAAAATTATCCTGTAAGAAGAGAGTTTAGTGCGTTAGAATTGACGCCACAAAACATGAGTAATGTCATGATATTGCAAAATCTTGGCTTTACCATAAAACATTTATAA
- the fabB gene encoding beta-ketoacyl-ACP synthase I — MKRVVITGMGIVSSIGNNAEEVLESLKTGRSGITRSESFEEMGLRSNVWGKPNMEPKEHIDRKVFRFMGDAAGYAYIAMEEAIKDAKLTDEQVSNYRTGLIAGSGGASSLNVVNSADTLRNRGVKRVGPYAVPKTMSSTCSACLATPFKILGNNYSISSACATSAHCIGHAAELIQLGKQDIVFAGGGEEVDWSLAMMFDGMGALSTKYNDTPEKASRTYDANRDGFVISGGGGMVVVEELEHALARGAHIYAEVVGYGATSDGYDMVAPSGEGAVRCMQQAMEGVEGEIDYLNTHGTSTPVGDVKELGAIQEVFGGKSPAISATKAMTGHALGAAGVHEAIYTMMMMENNFIAPSVNVEELDEKAEGLNIVTEAKEANIELAMSNSFGFGGTNSTLVLKKYK; from the coding sequence ATGAAACGTGTAGTTATTACAGGTATGGGTATTGTATCGTCTATCGGTAACAATGCTGAAGAAGTATTAGAATCTTTAAAGACAGGTCGCTCTGGTATCACTCGCTCTGAAAGCTTTGAAGAGATGGGTTTGCGTTCAAATGTTTGGGGTAAGCCAAACATGGAACCAAAAGAACATATTGATCGTAAAGTTTTCCGTTTTATGGGTGATGCTGCGGGTTACGCATACATTGCTATGGAAGAAGCGATTAAAGATGCAAAATTAACTGACGAGCAAGTATCTAACTACCGTACAGGCTTAATTGCCGGTTCAGGTGGTGCTTCATCGTTAAACGTAGTTAATTCTGCAGATACATTACGTAATCGTGGTGTTAAGCGTGTTGGTCCTTACGCAGTTCCTAAAACAATGTCGTCTACATGTTCTGCATGTTTAGCAACACCTTTTAAAATTTTAGGTAATAACTACTCAATCAGTTCAGCTTGTGCAACTTCAGCACACTGTATTGGTCATGCTGCTGAATTGATTCAATTAGGCAAGCAAGACATCGTTTTCGCCGGTGGTGGTGAAGAGGTTGATTGGTCATTAGCAATGATGTTTGATGGCATGGGTGCATTATCAACAAAGTATAATGATACGCCTGAAAAAGCGTCTCGTACTTATGATGCAAACCGCGATGGTTTTGTTATCTCTGGCGGTGGCGGTATGGTTGTTGTTGAAGAACTTGAACACGCTCTAGCTCGTGGTGCACATATCTACGCTGAAGTTGTTGGTTACGGCGCAACATCTGACGGATATGACATGGTTGCTCCTAGTGGTGAAGGTGCGGTTCGTTGTATGCAACAAGCAATGGAAGGTGTTGAAGGTGAAATTGATTACTTAAACACTCACGGTACATCAACACCTGTTGGTGATGTGAAAGAGCTTGGTGCGATTCAAGAAGTGTTTGGTGGTAAATCACCAGCGATTTCTGCAACGAAAGCAATGACTGGTCACGCATTAGGTGCTGCTGGTGTACACGAAGCAATTTATACTATGATGATGATGGAAAATAATTTCATCGCACCATCAGTAAACGTTGAAGAACTAGATGAAAAGGCTGAAGGCCTAAATATCGTTACAGAAGCTAAAGAAGCGAACATTGAACTTGCAATGTCTAACAGCTTTGGTTTTGGTGGTACAAACTCAACGTTAGTATTGAAAAAATATAAATAA
- the mnmC gene encoding bifunctional tRNA (5-methylaminomethyl-2-thiouridine)(34)-methyltransferase MnmD/FAD-dependent 5-carboxymethylaminomethyl-2-thiouridine(34) oxidoreductase MnmC, with protein MPLNKTANIKFNEHGEPYSADFDDIYFDHQHGSSQSEQVFLDNNHIPKVWHTFRGDKFSIVETGFGSGLNFFITAAKFIQFKQSNNSPLSLHFISCDKYPLNKDDFAKVMALWPQYSDLSSRLLQHYDPLQNSLDICFDELSIRLTIYFDDATESLSKLSSDNAQHIDAFYLDGFAPSRNRDMWNDDLFAQLALLARKGATIGTFTVAGFVRRGLEAVGFKLEKHEHNDDAYKSESTKGRFVGVSKQKPLTGFKIRSKVESSQHATIIGGGLAAACTALALAKRNIKVTVLCQDDEIAMGASSNAIGAIYPLLHQQKDTISEFYQLGFEHSLKLFQQLLAEGYQFSHGFDGLIEVSFKHALVQRQQKFAELNAWPNDLIHPISAEQTNEISGINVDKPGLFMPRAGWVCPPELVKAIMKAANDTGNVKVKLKRKLESVKQVAKNRWLITTNKEQKQVQNVIFCTGADSLDIDILGDLPLSAVRGQVTQMQTNATINNLKTVLCHKGYLTPANNGMHCIGATFDKDDVDLSYRQQDDEYNLNMLDKCLGDIAGWQLKDVKGGKARLRCCTPDHLPVVGRLPEIELHKEYYQHLSKDKNWHFKEPAPFKPGLYILSGLGARGLCSAPLLAEILAAELCNDEQIVDEEMLFNLSTNRFVIRDMIKRK; from the coding sequence GTGCCATTGAATAAAACCGCAAACATAAAGTTTAACGAACATGGTGAGCCGTACTCTGCTGACTTTGATGATATTTATTTTGATCACCAACATGGCAGCTCACAAAGTGAACAAGTGTTTCTTGACAACAACCATATTCCGAAAGTTTGGCACACGTTTCGAGGGGATAAATTCAGTATTGTAGAAACTGGTTTTGGTAGCGGATTAAATTTTTTCATTACCGCGGCAAAATTCATTCAATTCAAACAAAGCAATAACTCGCCACTGTCGCTGCATTTTATTAGTTGCGATAAATACCCATTAAACAAAGATGACTTTGCCAAAGTAATGGCACTTTGGCCGCAATATAGTGATTTATCGTCGCGTTTATTACAACACTACGATCCGCTACAAAACAGCCTAGACATATGCTTTGACGAATTAAGCATAAGGTTGACCATATACTTTGATGATGCGACAGAAAGTTTAAGCAAGCTGAGCTCTGATAACGCACAACATATTGATGCCTTTTATCTTGATGGTTTTGCGCCAAGTCGCAATCGCGATATGTGGAATGATGACTTGTTTGCACAATTAGCGTTACTGGCGAGAAAAGGGGCTACTATAGGCACATTCACTGTCGCCGGTTTCGTGCGCCGTGGTTTAGAAGCGGTTGGTTTTAAACTTGAAAAGCATGAGCACAATGATGACGCCTATAAGAGCGAGTCAACCAAAGGGCGATTTGTGGGCGTCAGTAAACAAAAGCCATTAACCGGATTTAAAATACGCTCAAAAGTAGAAAGCTCGCAACACGCCACTATTATTGGTGGTGGCTTAGCTGCTGCTTGTACCGCACTGGCACTTGCTAAACGCAATATCAAAGTAACAGTATTATGCCAAGACGATGAAATTGCCATGGGCGCATCGAGTAACGCTATTGGTGCGATATACCCACTGCTGCACCAACAAAAAGATACTATTAGTGAATTTTATCAACTCGGTTTTGAACACTCGCTCAAGCTATTTCAGCAACTTTTAGCCGAAGGCTATCAATTCAGTCACGGCTTTGATGGCTTAATAGAAGTAAGTTTTAAACACGCATTAGTCCAGCGACAACAAAAGTTCGCTGAGCTTAACGCTTGGCCTAATGATTTAATTCACCCAATTAGCGCTGAACAAACTAATGAAATTTCAGGGATTAATGTTGATAAACCGGGACTGTTTATGCCACGAGCTGGTTGGGTTTGCCCACCTGAATTAGTCAAGGCAATAATGAAAGCTGCAAATGACACCGGTAATGTAAAAGTTAAACTAAAACGAAAATTAGAATCGGTAAAACAAGTTGCCAAAAATCGCTGGTTAATCACTACCAACAAAGAACAAAAACAAGTTCAAAATGTCATTTTTTGCACTGGCGCAGACAGTTTAGATATCGACATATTAGGCGACTTGCCTTTAAGCGCTGTGCGCGGCCAAGTAACGCAAATGCAAACCAACGCAACCATTAATAACTTAAAAACTGTGCTGTGTCATAAAGGTTATCTAACCCCGGCCAATAATGGCATGCATTGTATTGGCGCAACCTTTGATAAAGACGATGTTGACTTATCTTATCGCCAGCAAGACGATGAATATAATTTGAATATGCTAGATAAATGCTTAGGCGATATTGCCGGCTGGCAGCTCAAAGACGTCAAAGGTGGTAAGGCCCGACTACGTTGTTGCACTCCCGATCATTTACCCGTTGTTGGCAGACTGCCAGAAATAGAGTTGCATAAAGAGTATTATCAACACCTGAGTAAAGATAAAAACTGGCACTTTAAAGAACCCGCACCGTTTAAACCAGGTTTATATATCTTATCTGGGTTAGGAGCTCGTGGCTTATGTTCAGCGCCGCTTTTAGCAGAAATACTAGCCGCAGAGCTATGTAATGACGAGCAAATAGTTGATGAAGAAATGTTATTTAACTTATCAACAAACCGATTTGTTATTCGAGATATGATCAAACGAAAATAG
- a CDS encoding FimV/HubP family polar landmark protein — protein sequence MAANNARTSRHNILLTFFVGISVALSTSSFAEQQTIADNTDSDFVEENKKTYGPIQSSDTLWKIAVAHRPDTSVSNYQVMMALFKTNPNAFLRDDINTMVEGQYLRIPTIEQIREIPPFPYGKSEADQQQALESVAEQDQINVADNGSEDAADIEIASTESVSVENSEVEQEVIVAEVSSDVEVTELEQENSQPQVAVAEAAVQENTYTELQQENNELKESLSSVDDQLSYLQYEVAKANEMQLKLDEQLEQQNKLLQQAKLREQRLLAQQKKLSEQGLLANPIAYWSVNAILAILVIVLFVKVSRRKAAEQASQKNTTTSKESAANESKKSDKNKNTNKDEAVSLSNESVPLITDDVSKTEADVVAESKPDITDVAEVQPVEQSQVKSEIRAETDAQQDNTQIVDPKTESFTIDENPNVSSAFSSMDFTPVEEDSSLLDEKALLDNLVADLEKQQKEQREQDNKEVEIQANADDLDIDQIIDGMLEDESRPRKLRSAKSEPDNEDSKVEENFVNEEFVDEEFASETIPEINDYDDVEFDKLLAEISTQSEPETDTNSKPTAKASSNVTPLRPQKKAVEKEITQQENKDTSEEQVSAENVNTATASDDKDSASDAANTAKSSDKKSDEFIEIDELIEEYSVHEEESEVYKADSIDVGLNEFPEFANNVNHVNVDDDKHGVKAKLDLAQVYIEIGDLDNAAVILKNVMKLGNSAQQQQAQDLLYSMK from the coding sequence ATGGCAGCCAATAACGCAAGAACATCACGCCATAATATTCTACTGACATTTTTCGTTGGTATTTCTGTTGCGCTTAGTACATCATCTTTTGCTGAACAGCAAACTATTGCTGACAACACTGATAGCGACTTTGTTGAAGAAAACAAGAAAACCTACGGACCAATCCAATCATCGGACACGTTATGGAAGATAGCGGTTGCCCACCGCCCAGATACTAGCGTATCTAATTACCAGGTGATGATGGCGCTATTTAAAACTAACCCTAACGCATTCTTGCGAGATGATATTAATACTATGGTTGAGGGACAGTATCTTAGGATCCCAACGATAGAACAAATACGTGAAATACCGCCATTCCCATATGGCAAATCCGAAGCGGATCAACAGCAAGCGTTGGAGTCAGTTGCTGAACAAGATCAAATCAATGTGGCTGACAATGGCAGTGAAGATGCCGCTGATATTGAAATCGCCAGTACTGAAAGCGTTAGTGTTGAAAACAGCGAAGTTGAGCAAGAAGTAATTGTTGCAGAAGTATCAAGCGATGTTGAAGTAACTGAACTAGAGCAGGAGAATTCTCAACCCCAAGTAGCGGTTGCTGAAGCAGCAGTTCAAGAAAATACTTATACCGAACTACAACAAGAAAATAATGAATTAAAAGAGAGTTTATCTTCTGTAGATGATCAACTTTCTTATTTGCAATATGAAGTGGCTAAAGCCAATGAAATGCAATTAAAGCTCGACGAACAATTAGAGCAACAAAATAAATTATTGCAACAAGCTAAGTTACGTGAGCAACGCTTGTTAGCACAACAGAAAAAACTATCAGAACAAGGCCTTTTAGCTAATCCAATTGCTTACTGGTCGGTTAATGCTATCTTGGCCATTTTGGTTATCGTCCTATTCGTAAAAGTTTCTCGCCGTAAAGCGGCTGAACAAGCATCGCAAAAAAATACCACGACGAGCAAAGAATCTGCTGCAAATGAAAGTAAGAAATCTGATAAAAACAAGAATACCAATAAAGATGAAGCGGTAAGTCTTAGTAATGAAAGCGTACCGTTAATAACTGATGATGTGTCGAAAACGGAAGCAGACGTTGTTGCTGAATCAAAACCGGATATTACAGACGTAGCTGAAGTGCAGCCTGTCGAGCAATCCCAAGTAAAATCAGAAATTCGTGCTGAAACTGATGCACAACAAGACAATACTCAAATTGTTGATCCTAAAACTGAATCTTTTACCATAGATGAAAACCCTAATGTAAGCTCTGCATTTTCATCGATGGACTTTACCCCGGTAGAAGAAGACAGCAGCTTGTTGGATGAAAAAGCGTTACTTGATAATTTAGTTGCCGATCTTGAAAAACAACAAAAAGAACAACGCGAGCAAGATAATAAGGAAGTTGAAATCCAAGCTAATGCTGATGATCTAGATATTGATCAAATTATCGATGGAATGCTTGAAGATGAATCAAGACCAAGAAAACTGCGCAGTGCGAAATCAGAACCAGACAATGAAGATAGTAAGGTTGAAGAGAACTTTGTGAATGAAGAGTTCGTTGACGAAGAATTTGCCAGCGAGACTATTCCTGAAATCAATGATTATGATGATGTTGAGTTTGATAAACTTCTTGCTGAAATATCAACTCAATCTGAACCAGAAACTGATACCAACAGTAAACCCACTGCTAAAGCCAGCAGCAATGTAACTCCTTTGCGTCCGCAGAAAAAAGCAGTAGAGAAAGAGATAACTCAACAGGAAAATAAAGACACTAGCGAAGAGCAAGTAAGTGCTGAGAACGTAAATACAGCAACTGCCTCTGATGATAAAGACAGTGCTAGTGATGCAGCGAACACGGCTAAAAGTTCAGATAAGAAATCAGACGAGTTCATTGAAATAGATGAGCTTATTGAAGAATACTCTGTTCATGAAGAAGAGTCTGAAGTATACAAAGCCGATAGCATCGATGTAGGTCTTAATGAATTCCCTGAATTTGCTAACAATGTTAATCACGTTAATGTAGATGATGACAAACACGGTGTTAAGGCAAAGCTGGATTTAGCTCAGGTTTATATTGAAATTGGCGATTTGGATAATGCCGCTGTTATCTTAAAAAATGTCATGAAGTTAGGTAATTCAGCACAGCAACAACAAGCTCAAGATTTACTTTACTCAATGAAATAG
- the truA gene encoding tRNA pseudouridine(38-40) synthase TruA — MRFALGIEYDGSNYCGWQRQNHVNSVQQELERALSKVVNQPTEVICAGRTDTGVHGTNQVIHFDAPVDRGERAWTMGINTNLPKDISVRWGMRVADDFHARFSATARRYKYVIYNSPLRPAIFHKGLSHCYEHLDEVLMHEAAQQLVGKHDFTSYRTVHCQASSPERTVLHLNVTRQGNYVVIDIKANAFLHHMVRNIAGSLIRVGRKQETVAWIGDVLSMKNRCKAGMTAPSGGLYFVGVDFPEHFNIPQQNAGPLFLL; from the coding sequence ATGCGTTTTGCTCTTGGAATTGAGTATGACGGTAGCAACTATTGTGGTTGGCAACGTCAAAATCACGTAAACAGTGTTCAACAAGAGCTTGAACGGGCTTTATCGAAAGTGGTTAATCAACCGACTGAAGTGATCTGTGCGGGCCGCACGGATACTGGCGTGCATGGCACCAACCAAGTGATTCATTTTGATGCCCCTGTCGATAGAGGGGAGCGTGCTTGGACAATGGGCATTAATACTAATTTACCGAAAGACATTTCTGTGCGCTGGGGAATGCGAGTTGCTGACGATTTTCATGCTCGTTTTAGCGCGACTGCACGTCGCTATAAGTACGTAATTTATAACAGTCCTTTAAGACCCGCTATCTTTCACAAGGGCCTTAGCCATTGTTACGAACATTTAGACGAAGTATTGATGCATGAAGCTGCACAACAGTTAGTTGGTAAACATGACTTTACCTCGTATCGAACCGTACATTGTCAGGCGAGTTCACCTGAGCGTACGGTATTACATCTTAATGTGACGCGACAAGGTAATTATGTCGTTATTGATATTAAAGCGAATGCATTTTTGCATCATATGGTACGAAATATTGCCGGTAGCTTAATTCGCGTTGGTCGTAAACAAGAAACTGTCGCATGGATTGGTGATGTATTATCAATGAAAAACCGTTGTAAAGCAGGAATGACTGCACCATCTGGTGGTCTTTATTTTGTTGGTGTGGATTTTCCTGAACATTTTAATATTCCACAACAAAATGCTGGCCCATTATTTTTGTTATAG